CGTGGTGGCCATCGAGCCGGGTGTGGTCATCGGCTACGACCGCAACACCTACACCAACACCCTGCTGCGCAAGGCAGGGATCGAGGTCATCACCATCAGCGCCGGCGAACTGGGCCGAGGCCGTGGCGGCGGCCACTGCATGACCTGCCCGATCGTGCGCGACCCGATCGACTACTAACGACCATCACACCCGGCCGCCTCCACAAGACCGCGGCCGGGCACATCACCGAACTCAAGGAGAAATCGTCATGGCGTTCAACATCCACAACCGCAACCTGCTCAGCCTCGAACATCACACCACGCGCGAGCTGCGCTACCTGCTGGACCTGTCCCGCGACCTCAAGCGCGCCAAGTACACCGGTACCGAACAGCAGCACCTGAAGGGCAACAACATCGCCCTGATCTTCGAGAAGACCTCGACCCGCACCCGCTGCGCCTTCGAAGTCGCCGCCTATGACCAGGGCGCCAACGTCACCTACATCGACCCCAATTCTTCGCAGATCGGCCACAAAGAAAGCATGAAGGACACCGCCCGCGTACTTGGGCGCATGTACGATGCCATTGAGTACCGTGGCTTCAAGCAGGAAATCGTCGAAGAACTGGCCAAGTTCGCCGGTGTGCCGGTGTTCAACGGCCTGACCGACGAATACCACCCAACCCAGATGATCGCCGACGTGCTGACCATGCGTGAAAACAGCGACAAGCCGCTGCACGACATCAGCTACGCCTACCTGGGCGATGCCCGCAACAACATGGGCAACTCGCTGCTGCTGATCGGCGCCAAGCTCGGCATGGACGTGCGCATCGCCGCGCCCAAGGCGCTGTGGCCGCATGACGACCTGGTCGAGCGCTGCAAGAAGTACGCTGAAGAAAGCGGCGCACGCATCACCCTCACCGAAGACCCGAAAGCCGCCGTCAAGGGCGTGGACTTCGTGCACACCGACGTCTGGGTATCGATGGGCGAGCCGATCGAAGCCTGGGGCGAGCGCATCAAGCAGCTCAAGCCTTATCAGGTGAATGCCGAGCTGATGAAGGCCACCGGCAACCCGCGCAGCAAGTTCATGCACTGCCTGCCGGCCTTCCACAACTCCGACACCAAGGTCGGCAAACAGATCGCCGAACAGTACCCGGACCTGGCCAATGGCATTGAAGTGACCGATGACGTGTTCGAGTCGCCGGCCTGCATCGCCTTCGAGCAGGCGGAAAACCGCATGCATACCATCAAGGCGATCCTGGTTTCGACCCTGGCTGACCTTTAAAGGCCACGCCTGATCTCTGTGGGAGCGGGCTTGCCCGCGAATAGGCCAGCCGCAACACCTCGTTGCCCGAGCTGACGCCTTCGCGGGCAAGCCCGCTCCCACAGGGTCGGCGTCGATCGTCAACATTTCCGATAAAGGACATTCCCCATGCGTATCGTTGTTGCATTGGGCGGCAACGCCCTGCTGCGTCGCGGCGAGCCCATGACCGCTGACAACCAGCGCGCCAATATCCGCACCGCCACCGAACAGATCGCCAAGATTCACCCCGGCAACGAACTGGTCATCGCCCACGGCAACGGCCCCCAGGTGGGCCTGCTGTCGCTGCAGGCGCTGTCATACAAGCCGGACGAAGCCTACCCGCTGGACGTGCTCGGCGCCGAGACCGAAGGCATGATCGGCTACATGATCGAACAGGAGCTGGGCAACCTGCTGGCGTTCGAAGTGCCGTTCGCCACCCTGCTCACCCAGGTCGAAGTGGACGCCAACGACCCGGCCTTCAAAGACCCGACCAAGTTCATCGGCCCGGTCTACAGCAAGGAAGAAGCCGAGCGCCTGGCCAAGGAAAAAGGCTGGGTGGTCAAGCCCGACGGCGACAAATACCGCCGTGTGGTGGCCAGCCCCAAACCCAAGCGCATCTTCGAAATCCGCCCGATCAAGTGGCTGCTGGAAAAGAGCAGCATCGTGATTTGCGCCGGCGGCGGTGGCATCCCCACCATGTACGATGAAAACCGCAAGCTCAAAGGCATCGAAGCGGTCATCGACAAGGACCTGTGCTCGGCACTGCTGGCCGAGCAACTGGAAGCCGACCTTCTGATAATCGCCACCGACGTCGATGCGGCCTACATTGACTGGGGCAAGCCTACGCAAAAAGCCATTGCCCAGGCCCACCCTGACGAACTCGAGCGCCTGGGCTTCGCCGCCGGCTCCATGGGGCCGAAGGTGCAAGCTGCCAGTGACTTTGCCCGCAACACCGGCAAAGTGGCGGTGATCAGCTCGCTGGAGAACATCGAAGACATCGTCAAAGGCACCGCCGGCACCCGGGTTTCCACCGCCAAGCCTGGGATCAGCTACCGTTGAATGCAGTGGGCGGGCGCCTGGCGCCCGCCATTTTCGACCTTCCAAAGGAGCTTGCCATGGCCCAGTACCACCCCGGTCATGTACACATCGAGCGCACCGCGCTGAACACCAATGACCACAGCTATGACCTGAACATCGAATACGAGGCAGTGTCGGATCCCAGGGAAGGCAGAGGCATTCAGTTCCACATGCATGGCAGCATCGAAGGCAAGACGGTGGAGGAGAAGTTCTTCCTGCCCAAGGACCAGGTGTTGCCCAGCTTCCTCATGCTGTTGACCCGCAAGGCTCAGTCTTACCTGGCCCCGCCGAAGAAATTCGAGAACCTGAGTTCACCGCACAAACTCTACGACTATATGTTCGCGGACATTCGCGAAAAGCTGGACGTGAAATCAGGCGACGCGATCAAGCCTGAACATCTGGAGTGAGTTCAGAATTTTGGGGCTGCTTTGCAGCCCTATCGCGACACAAGGCCGCTCCCACAGGAGAATGCGTCAACTTTGTGGGAGCGGCCTTGCGTCGCGAAAGGGCCGCAAAGCGGCCCCGGCAATGTTAAGGCATACTACCGCCCTCCCCGGCCACCACCCCAACCCTCCCCATGCGCATCCACGTCAGCTTCATCGACCGCGTCGGCATCACCCAGGAAGTCCTCGCCCTGCTCGGTGCCCGCAACCTCAACCTGGACGCCGTGGAGATGGTCCCGCCGAACGTCTACATCGACGCCCCGACCCTCAGCCCCGCCGTGCTCGAAGAGCTGCACGATGCCTTGTTCGAAGTGCACGGCGTGCAGTCGGTGGATGTGGTCGACATCCTCCCAGGCCAACGCCGCCACCTGCAACTCGACGCCCTGCTCGCTGCCATGAGCGACCCGGTACTGGCCGTGGACAGCGCAGGCCTGGTGCTGCTGGCCAACCCGGCGCTGATCGCCCTGTGCGGGCGCGAGTCGGCCGGGCGCTCGGTGGGCGAACTGTTCGGCGACAACGGCCTGCTACAGGCCCTGCAGGACAACAACTTCCACCTGCCGATGCGTGAGATGCAGCTCAACGGCCAGAGCCTGCTGCTCGACGCCACGCCGATCACCAACGCTGGCGGCCTGCTGACCCTGTATCCACCGACACGCATGGGTGAGCGCCTGTCGGCCTTGCACCACGACCACGCCGAAGGGTTCGACGCCCTGCTGGGTGAATCACCAGCCATCCGTACCCTCAAGGCCCGCGCCTTGCGTGTGGCAGCCCTCGATGCCCCCTTGCTGGTGCACGGTGAAACCGGCACCGGCAAGGAACTCGTGGCCCGCGCCTGCCATGCCATCAGCAGCCGACACGCCGCGCCGTTCCTTGCCCTGAACTGCGCCGCGCTACCCGAGAGCCTGGCCGAAAGCGAGCTGTTCGGCTATGCCCCAGGCGCCTTTACCGGCGCGCAGCGGGGTGGCAAACCGGGGTTGATGGAGCTGGCCAACCAAGGCACGGTGTTTCTCGACGAAATCGGCGAAATGTCACCCTACCTGCAGGCCAAGTTGCTGCGTTTTCTCAGCGACGGCAGCTTCCGCCGCGTAGGTGGCGACCGCGAGGTGAAGGTGGATGTACGCATCATCAGCGCCACCCACCGCGACCTGGAGCACATGGTGGCCGAAGGCACCTTCCGTGAAGACCTGTTCTACCGCCTCAACGTGCTCAACCTGCAGGTGCCGCCGCTGCGCGACCGTGGCCAGGACATCCTGATGCTGGCGCATTTCTTCATGCAGCAGGCCTGCACGCAAATTCAGCGCCCGCCTTGCCGCCTCACGCCAGCCACCCACTCGGCGCTGTTGGCCAACCCCTGGCCGGGCAACGTACGCCAGCTGCAGAACGTGATTTTCCGCGCTGCGGCCATTTGC
The sequence above is drawn from the Pseudomonas putida genome and encodes:
- the arcC gene encoding carbamate kinase, producing the protein MRIVVALGGNALLRRGEPMTADNQRANIRTATEQIAKIHPGNELVIAHGNGPQVGLLSLQALSYKPDEAYPLDVLGAETEGMIGYMIEQELGNLLAFEVPFATLLTQVEVDANDPAFKDPTKFIGPVYSKEEAERLAKEKGWVVKPDGDKYRRVVASPKPKRIFEIRPIKWLLEKSSIVICAGGGGIPTMYDENRKLKGIEAVIDKDLCSALLAEQLEADLLIIATDVDAAYIDWGKPTQKAIAQAHPDELERLGFAAGSMGPKVQAASDFARNTGKVAVISSLENIEDIVKGTAGTRVSTAKPGISYR
- a CDS encoding DUF5064 family protein produces the protein MAQYHPGHVHIERTALNTNDHSYDLNIEYEAVSDPREGRGIQFHMHGSIEGKTVEEKFFLPKDQVLPSFLMLLTRKAQSYLAPPKKFENLSSPHKLYDYMFADIREKLDVKSGDAIKPEHLE
- a CDS encoding sigma-54-dependent transcriptional regulator, which encodes MRIHVSFIDRVGITQEVLALLGARNLNLDAVEMVPPNVYIDAPTLSPAVLEELHDALFEVHGVQSVDVVDILPGQRRHLQLDALLAAMSDPVLAVDSAGLVLLANPALIALCGRESAGRSVGELFGDNGLLQALQDNNFHLPMREMQLNGQSLLLDATPITNAGGLLTLYPPTRMGERLSALHHDHAEGFDALLGESPAIRTLKARALRVAALDAPLLVHGETGTGKELVARACHAISSRHAAPFLALNCAALPESLAESELFGYAPGAFTGAQRGGKPGLMELANQGTVFLDEIGEMSPYLQAKLLRFLSDGSFRRVGGDREVKVDVRIISATHRDLEHMVAEGTFREDLFYRLNVLNLQVPPLRDRGQDILMLAHFFMQQACTQIQRPPCRLTPATHSALLANPWPGNVRQLQNVIFRAAAICESNLVDIGDLDIAGTSVARGQDGEVASLEQAVGDFERELLQRLYASYPSTRQLAGRLQTSHTAIAQRLRKYGIPQKP
- a CDS encoding ornithine carbamoyltransferase, which encodes MAFNIHNRNLLSLEHHTTRELRYLLDLSRDLKRAKYTGTEQQHLKGNNIALIFEKTSTRTRCAFEVAAYDQGANVTYIDPNSSQIGHKESMKDTARVLGRMYDAIEYRGFKQEIVEELAKFAGVPVFNGLTDEYHPTQMIADVLTMRENSDKPLHDISYAYLGDARNNMGNSLLLIGAKLGMDVRIAAPKALWPHDDLVERCKKYAEESGARITLTEDPKAAVKGVDFVHTDVWVSMGEPIEAWGERIKQLKPYQVNAELMKATGNPRSKFMHCLPAFHNSDTKVGKQIAEQYPDLANGIEVTDDVFESPACIAFEQAENRMHTIKAILVSTLADL